AACCCATATTAGAGGGTCCGGCGGTAATCCCGCCAAAAAAGTCCACATCAGCAAGTACCCAAAGTATTCCGAAAGAGAAAATCAGTATCCACAAAATGGATGCGGTACTGTTTCTCATTTTTTCCATTACTCCCATAAAAATTCCTCTAATACAGCTTTGTTAACAGTTGATTACGTGTTATACAATTTCGTTATTTGCAATTCTGCAGCCTCTTGCAGATTTATGCAGACAGCCTGAAAAGTTACGATAACCTCGTAATAATAGCAACGAACAAGGGAATTGAAAATTGAGCGGTGATTTTAGAAAATTTCAATGATACTCATGTGCCTCAGGTACCGGCCCGGATTTTCATTGATACCTTTTACCAGCTCGTTTAGTTCTTTGGTCAGCTCATCCAGGTTATCGTATACAGATGGATCGTTCACCATTTTACCCAGTGTGCCGTCGCCATTATTAATTTTCTCGATGATTTCATTTAAACCGGTTGAAGCGCCTTCCAGTTCGATTCGAATCTGCTCAAGGTCGCTGATATTTTTTTCAAGAGTTACCATAAGTGAATCGATTCGAGGACGACTTTCCGAGGCAAGGGTATCGAGATGAGCGAGCATGGAGCTCCCTGATTCGATCGCGAGATCAATTTCGGTCTGTTTGTTATCCAGAATTTCCGCAATTCGCTCGGTTGCATGGGAAGTACTGCGCAGCGTTTGATTCATCGAAACCCTCGCATCGTCGTCGAATGTTTCATTGAGCTGAGCAAGAAACTGGTTCAATTCTGTAAATGTATTCGACAAGTCATCACCGAGTTCATCCCCCCGGCTGCCCAGTGTCTCCAGCATACTTTCAACATATACACCTTCAATGCTCTCTCCAAACTCCACGGTTTCTGATGATGAGCCGAGCTGAATAACAATTGATTTACCTTCGATTAAGCCCTGCGATGTAAGATATGCAACCGAACCGCGCGGCAGGGGTCGCTGCATATCGAGGCGCATGGTAATCTCAACGCTGTCCGCCTCAGTAAGCTGCACATTGCTCACAGAGCCTACTTTAACCCCGCGTACAAGAACCTGGCTTCCTGTCCCAAGGCCGTCAACGCGCTCGAATGTAGTTTTTACATCCAGAGACTGCCGGAGTATAGGTACATCCGACATAAACCGGAATCCAATTACGGCCGCAATGGCTGCAAGTAAAACTGTTATTCCAACTTTCGCTTCGCTGCTGATATTCAATGGTTACCTCAATGAGTTAAATTTGATATTCGCTGGCCCGAATAAATGTTTCGAGTTCTTTATGCTCGCTCTTTCGCATGTCTTCCACACTTCCAAACCAGCTTAGTTTTTGTTGATCTAAAAAAGCCACCTTATCTGCAACTTCCAATACACTGTGCATATCGTGGGTAACAACAACGGATGTGATTTCGAGCTCATCTGCCATCCGGATAATCAATTCGTTAATTTCATCTGATGTTTGCGGATCAAGCCCGGATGTTGGTTCATCATACATGATATATTCCGGCTCGAGAATGATCGCACGTGCCAGCCCGACGCGCTTCCGCATACCTCCTGAAAGTTCAGAAGTTTCCTTATCGTGAACGTTCTCAAGGTTAACCTGCTTAAGTGCGTTCATTACCATTTCTTCAATCTCTTCTTCACTATAATTGGTAAAGTACCTGAGCGGAAATGCGATGTTCTCAAACGTATTGATGGAATCAAATAGTGCAGATCCCTGGAAAAGTATACCGAACTTTTGCCTTAGTATACGCTGACTAACATAATCCATATCATGAATATTGTTGCCGTCAATAGAAACAGTACCGGTATCAGGGTAAAGCAGCGCGTTGATGTGTTTCAGCAGAACCGACTTACCGCACCCTGATCTGCCGATAATTGCCACGGTATCGCCATCTTCAATCGTGAACGACACATCCTGCCAAACCAGCAGATCACCAAAACTTTTCGAAAGATTTTTTATCTCAATCATAATAATGATTTACAAGAGGAGTGCAGCCAGCAGAAAATCAGCCAGCAACACTACCATACAGCTTAATACCGTTGCGTTGGTTGTGCTTGTTCCCACTCCTTCTGCGCCACCGGTTGCAAAATATCCCTTGTAGCAGGAGATGGAGGTAATGATAAAACCAAAAACGAACATTTTCACAAACCCGAAGATAAGAGTCCACGGACTGAAATACATGCGGGCTCCCTGCAGATAATCGGTTGCCGGTACGGTATTTGTGAATACTCCGGCAAGAAGTCCGCCACCTACTCCAAACACGCTTGCCACGATATACAATACGGGAAACATCAAAATACCGGCAAGCACGCGCGGAACCACCAAAAAAGAGACCGAGTTAAACCCCATCGATTCCAGGGCATCAATCTGCTCGGTTACACGCATGGTGCCCAGTTCAGTTGCAATTCGTGCGCCCACCTTACCTGCCAGTACCAGGCTCGATATAACGGCAGCGAGCTCAATCAGGATAGATTCTGAAACAATGGCCCCGATCGTCGAAAGTGGTATGAAGGCCGAATCGAGCTGGTAAGCGGATTGAATCGTCATCACCGATCCGGTAAAAAATCCAGTAAGCATGATGATCGGAACGGAATCGTACCCGATTTTCACCATCTCATGGAAAAAACTCTTTCTGTATGTTCCAAACTCTGTTGATGAGCGAAGGGACTGATACAACAGAGAAGTGTATTTACCTAATTCTTGAAATGCCTTCATCCGATGATAAATAAAATCTTCAGGCGATATGCCCGTTTATTCTTTCCGGTGGTTTGATTTTAGTTATATTACGAAACATTTTTTCCAATTGTGGTTCTATTTCCGTGACGATTTTCAGGCTTATTTTACCTCTTACCTTTTTTCTGCTTTTCTCTTCTGCAGCAACAGCTCAGCAGACCGGTGATAGTGTGTTCCGGTTTCTTGAACTTAGTGGTGATGCGCGTTCAGCTGCTCTCGGAGGGGCTCACGCTGCATTTATTGAGCCGCAATCCTCGCAATTTATATCTAACCCGGCAAATCTAAGCCGTTCCAAAACTGATGAACTTCACCTTTCGTACCTGAACCATCTCGGCGATATAAGTTTTGGAACAGCAAGTTACGCGTTTTCGATCCCCGGCTACGGTACGGCTTCCGCTTCTATACGCTTTTTGAATTATGGAAACATGACCGGTTACGATCAGTTTGGCAATGAAACCGGTTCAGCTGCGGCAAACGATCTTGCATTAACTGCCGGTTTTTCTGATCAGCTGTCGGAGTCGTTAAGCTACGGGGTTTCCGTCACCGGAATTTACTCTTCCTTAGCCGGATATCAATCCTCCGCGGTTTCCCTTTCCGGAGGCCTGCTCTACAACTTTGCAGACAGGGAAACTTCTATTGGCCTTTATTTGAATAATGCCGGTACCCAGCTGTCTACCTATAACGGAATATCTGAACCTTTACCACTGAACATTGCAGCTGGTGTGGTTCATCGGTTTGAATATCTTCCCGTGCGTCTACACTTAACGCTCCAGAGACTCAATAACTGGAATCTTGATAATCCCAATGATGTAGAGGACCCATCATTTTTTCAAAACCTGTCACGCCATGTGCTGGGCGGTGCAGAGTTTTTATTCGGGGAACGGATCACCGGGAGAATTGGCTATGACTACTGGCTTCACGGGCAAACCCAAACCGGAAAACGGATTGATGGTGCCGGGCTGAGTTTCGGTGTGGGAATTCATCTTAACAGAATGGATATTGATTTTTCACGAACCAGTTTCAGTGATATGGGCAGTGTTGTACAGCTTGGAATCGGGCTACCAATTCGCCAGTTTCTATGATCTATTTTCGATTTATTCCCACCTTTACTCTTTATATCTTAATTGCTCTAACTCAACCAAACGCAGATTATGTTTCGATATTTTACATCCGGTGAATCACACGGCCCATCTTTGACCGGTATTGTTGAAGGAGCGCCAGCCGGGCTTGAAATTACAGAAGATGAAATTGAACAACACCTGGTACGCCGTCAGAAAGGATATGGGAGGGGCGGACGCATGGCGTTTGAAAAAGATCGCGCCACATTTCAATCCGGTGTTCGTTTTGGCAAAACTACCGGCGCCCCGATTGCACTCACCATGCCCAATCGCGCCTATGAAAAGGATAAAAGCAACTGGCCTGTAGTAATGGCCAAAGAGGGTCCGCGGGGTGATGTTGAAAAAATCACACTACCGAGACCGGGACACGCTGACCTTGTGGGTACACAAAAGTATAATTTTGATGATATCCGGCCGGTGATTGAACGATCGAGCGCACGGGAGACAGCCATGCGGGTAGCATGCTGTTCGGTGGCAAGAAAATTTCTTCGCGAACTCGGAATCCGGATTGGCGGGCATGTGATCCGAATCGGAAGTGTAGGCTACAACTCCTGGGAAGATGTGCGCAAAATTGCGGATCCCTATCTCGATAAAGATGCTGAGGAGATTTATCATGCAGCAGATGAATCTGATGTCCGTTGCCTGGATGCCGACCTGAGTGCAAAAATGCGTGAAGAGATCAAACTTCGCAGAAAAGAGGGTACATCACTTGGCGGAATTTATGAAATCCTGGTGACAGGTCTGCCCGCCGGACTGGGCAGCTATGTGCACTGGGACCGGAAGATTGACGGACAGATTGCCCAGGCGATTGTGAGTACCCAGGCGATGAAAGGGGTTGAAATCGGGCTTGGTTTTGAGGCGGGGCACAGGCAGGGTCACGATGTGCACGACGAAATTTACTATGACAACCGCTTCAAGCGGAGAACCAATCGCGCCGGAGGAGTGGAAGGTGGAATGACCACCGGAATGCCGATGATTGTGCGTGGCGTGATGAAACCGATTCCCACGATGATCAAACCACTGAAGACGGCCGATCTGGAGACTAAAAAAGTGGAAGACACCCGTTATGAACGCTCGGATGTTTGTGCGCTTCCAAGAGCTGTTGTTGTGGCCGAAAGCGTCATAGCACCGGTTCTTGCGAATGCAATTCTCGAGCGGTTTGGCGGCGACTCAATGGATATTATCCGTAAGCGATTCAGTGAAGAGACCGGGTATGACCTCAAATAGCAGTAAAAGTAAAAATAACAATCGAATTAAACATCTGGCTACAGCTGTACAGCAGAACCCCGATGATACATTCTCAAAATTTGCACTTGCACTGGAACTCTTAAAGGAGAACCGCGTTGAAAAAGCGCAACTTCTTTTTGAGGCGGTTTTAAAGCAAGATCCTGAGTACCTGGGCGTTTACTACCATCTCGGCAAACTTTACCAGTCACGCGGATTGTATGATGAAGCTCTGCAACTATTTCGTGACGGAACAGAGCTTGCCGCCAAAAAAAATGATCTCAGAACAAAATCTGAACTTCACGAAGCAATTTTGCAGCTTCAATTTGAAATGGACGATTAACCCATGCTACATCGAATTTTACTGATACTCTCTGCAGCGATCATCGCTCTCACACTTTCGCTATACGCCGATACTGTATACGCCCAGGAAGCCGGACAAACCCATACCGTTCAAAGCGGGGAAACGTTATTCAGTATCTCGCGCGAATATGATGTAGCCGTTGGAGACTTAAGGCGCTGGAACGACCTTGATTCCGACAATTTGAGCCCCGGGCAGGAACTTCTTGTTGGTCCGCCTACCGATCAGGATGCCATTACTCACACGGTTCAATCCGGCGAAACACTGTTTGGTATCTCACGGCAGTATGGAGTGACGATTGCTGAGATTCAAACCTGGAATAATTTAGAAGCCGTACAGGTTAGTACGGGGCAGGAACTCACCATTTATCAGGCTGAACCGGCTGATGAACGAACGGAAACTCTGCCCGACCCGTCAGAGATCGATCAGGCAGATGAGGAAGATCAGGCGCGAGAGTCCATTGTCAGAGACAGAAGTGAGGAGCGCGGCACTGCTTATTACACTGTTCGCAGCGGTGATACGCTTACCCAAATTGCACGCGAACACAACATGACTGTGGCTCAGCTGCGAAACCTAAACAATCTTCAGTCTGATGTAATTAATGTTGGTCAGCGGATTACAGTCCGGGATGTTCAAACGGCACCATCTATTGCAGAAGGAGCTGAAGAGTCCACACCACAGGGTAAATTTGTTAATTACCACATTGAATCGGGTGAATCTTTAAAAGACATTAAAGAAAAATTTCGGATGAGTGAAGATGAACTGAGTGCTCTGAATCCGGACCTGAACATAAGTTCCCTCTCTTCAGGCCAGAGCATTACCGTTTTGCTGCCGCCATCGCGGTCGTTTGAAAATCCATATCGGAAAGGAGCTTCACTCGACAACCTTGGGGAAGTACCCGTAACCGTCTACAATGACTCTGACAAAGCCGGACCCACTACCAGCGGAGAATTGTATAACCCTGATCATCTGACCGCAGGCCATGCGAATATGCCTCTCGGAAATGTGGTGTATATCGAAAACCCGGATAACAATCGTGGCGTATATGTTCGGATAAACGACCGGACCTCTGGCAGCGGGATCAAACTATCGCATAAAGCATTTAGCATGCTTGGATTTTCCTCTATTCAACAGGCGAACGTTGTTGTCTATCTCGATCAGTAGTAAAGAAATATCGAATTGAAAAATTACGCTGCGCAAACCTACTTCAGGCAAACATCAGGGATTTACTACAGCTATATTTTAGCACTCCCGCTATTTTTGCTGTATGAACTGTTGATCAGGCTATCACAAGCGGGGCAGGAACAGATGGTTCGCATCTCTGTGGATATCTGGTTCCAAACATTTTTCGCTTACTTTGGCATCAACGGACTGACAGCAACTTTTGGCCTTGCTGCTGTAATCGGAGCCATAATCATTTTCAGAAAACGCGGATCACTCCCCTCTCTTAAAAGGCGCTATTTCTTCTGGTTAATTGTTGAAAGTTTTCTGTATGCCGTATTCATCGCACTGTTAATTTCACAATTTTTAGAGGCTCTTCTCAACATGAACCTGCAGGGGAATCTGCAGCAGCTATCAAAACTTCAGTTGTATGCACTCTCACTGGGTGCCGGGCTCTATGAAGAATTATTCTTCAGGGTGATTCTTGTTTCGGGCCTTTTCTACATTTTTCAACTTTTTTTTAAGACCAAAAAAAGCTCATATATACTCTCCGCAATCATTGCGGCCGTTATATTTAGCGGAGTGCACTACGTAGGTGATTTTGCCGATACCTTCACTCTTAGCAGCTTCTTATTCCGCTTTTTGTTTGGCTTAGCCTTAAATGTTATTTATGTTATGAGAGGTTTTGGCTGTGCCGCCTGGACCCATGCTCTCTATGATCTTATCGTGGTTTACAATCTTTAACTATCTGGGAACAAAAAAGTTACTGTTCATTAAAACCTACTCATCGTATTGAAACAATCAATTTGATCCGTTGAAGCCTGGTTTCTACATTACTGAATGATTTAGGAGTTATCACGGTTAGACTATCGGTAATTTCCTTTATGTATTTAATTTTTCACTCTTGTTCTGGGTAACACGGGATGGCAGAACTGACAAAAAAAGAACAACGCAAACAGGCTGATTTTAATGAGGAAATCATTCCTCACCTTGATGCTTTGTACAATTTTGGTTTGCGATTGACTTCAGATCCGAATGATGCTGAAGATCTGGTTCAGGATACCATTGTTAAGGCCTTTCGGTTTTTTAGCAGTTACGAGAAAGGAACCAATGCTAAAGCGTGGCTTTTCCGGATTTTGAAAAATTCATATATCAATAACTACCGGCGCAAATCAAAGAGGCCCCAGCAAGTTGATTACGATGAAGTGGCCACCTTTTACGAAACCATCCGGGCTGAACGAACCGACACTTCCGACCTGGAAGATACAATGTACCGGGAGCTGATTGATGACGATATCACCAAAGCACTCGATCAAATACCGGAAGATTTCAGAACTGTAGTTCTTCTGTGTGATGTTGAAGATTTCACGTACGAAGAGATTGCAAACATGCTTGATGTACCCATTGGAACCATCCGGTCAAGATTACACCGGGGTCGAAATCTGCTGAAAGCGCAGCTGCTGGAATATGCCGAAAATCGCGGGTATATCGAAGATTGAACGATAAAGAAGTCTGATCGACTTTCAATCTTTGTCAGAGCGGAAGAGTGATTCGAATGGTTGTCCCCTGATTCACTTCCGATTTCAGTACAAAAATCTTTCCGCCGTGATATTCCTCGATGATGCGTTTCGTAAGGCTTAGCCCCAACCCCCATCCTCTCTTTTTAGTACTGTAACCCGGCCTGAATATTTGATTGATGTACTTTCTGTCGATTCCCATGCCTGAATCTTCCACATCAATGATTAGTCTATCCCCATTTTCAAAAACGTTGACCGATATAAAGGCGTCACTGCTCGACTCTTTAATTGCATCCATCGAATTTTTGATGAGGTTTTCAATCGCCCATTGAAACAATTCGGGATTTAAGCGTAGTTTTGCAGTCGTTTTTATAGATTTCTTTACTTCAACATTTTTTCCAAGCTGAGGCAGCCGCCTGACCATATAATCAATCACCTGGTCCACTATAGGTTCCACCCGTATATTTTTCAGTTCCGGTTCCGACCCGATTTTGTTGAAGCGTTCTGCAATTCCTTTAATCCGCCCAATATCTTTCTCAATCTCATAAACAATCGTGAGCGTTTCATTATCCTCCTTGTTATTCTCCTTGAGCAGCTGAACCCATCCGTACATACTCGACAGCGGCGTACCGAGCTGATGGGCTGCCTCTTTTGCCATGCCCACCCATAAATTCGATTTTTCTGAACGATTGATGCTTCTGTATGTCAAATATCCAATCCCGATCAAAAGAGCAAGAAATCCAAACTGCAAAAATGGAAAATAACGAAGATACTGCACCGTCTGGCTCTCCCCGAAGTACACAAAATTCACCATCCCCTGGTCCCCTTCACCGCTGGATATTACAATGGGATCATTTATTTCAGCAAACTGTTCAACCATGCGGGGATCGATTTCACCATCAATAAATCGCTGCTGAACCACTGTGCCTGACTCATCTGTGACAATAGTCGGGATCGTGAATGGGGTATCTACAACGAGCTCATCCGAAACAAACTGCAGGGTGGGCTGGGTGGATTCAACCTCTTCAATCATGCGAACCACGCTGTCGGGCACCGCATCTATCTCTCTCAACACGCTGATGGATTGCAGCAGGTTATTTGTGAGACGGTCGTGAACCGGATCGAGATTAAAGGCAAGTGATTTTGCCCACAACTCCACGCTGGACCGTTCGTGCTCAAGGAGTTCCTCAACAAGCATCCGGTTATAAAAAAAAGAGGCTGCCGCAAGGAGAATGAGCAGGGCAACCAGTACAATTTTAATCCAGTTTAAAGGCAATAAATTCTGCATAGCCGTGTACGGTCGTTTTGGTCGGAATGAATGATGGATTAATATCAGCAAACAATCAGGAGTTTGCGAATAAAATATCAGTTGCTAACGTGAGTGGGTGGCGGGATCGTGCGGAATAAAGTATCAACAAAAAAACCCGGGCTTTATCGGCTCGGGTTTTTTTAATTCTTTCGTAAGATTGATATGCCGTTAAGCAGATGCTTTCTGCTTTTCGTACACCGGCGGTGCTTTCTTTTCGATGGTTTCTTTTGTAATGATGCATCGCTTCACATTCTTCATTGAAGGGATGGTAAACATGATATCGAGCATTGCATCCTCCAGTATGGAGCGAAGGCCCCTGGCGCCGGTTTTGCGTTCCCGTGCACGATCAACGACCGCTTTAAGAGCATCCTCTTCAAATTCCAGCTCTACATCTTCCATCTGGAACAGTTTTTTATACTGTTTGGTGATGGCATTTCTCGGTTTGAGGAGAATATCGATCATCGCTTCATCAGAAAGCTGCTCGAGGCCGCAGATAATTGGAATACGGCCGATCAGTTCGGGGATCAGGCCAAACTTTTGCAGATCTTCCGGCTCTACGCGTGTAAAGATGTCGGGATCATTCTTGTCGAACTTTACCTGGTCTTGTGATTGAAAGCCCATCGATGAAACAGAAAGGCGTTGTGCGATCACTTCCTCAAGTCCGCTGAATGCACCGCCGCAAATAAACAAAATTTCAGATGTATCAAGCTGAATGAAACTCTGCTCCGGATGCTTCCGGCCGCCTTTGGGGGGAATATTTGCAGTCGTTCCTTCCAGAATTTTCAACAGCGCCTGCTGGACGCCTTCTCCCGAAACATCGCGTGTGATGGAGGGATTGTCGCTTTTACGCGAAACTTTATCAATCTCATCAATATAAATAATTCCGCGCCTTGCGCGATCCACATCGTAATCGGCCGACTGCAGCAGGTTGCTGAGTATGCTTTCCACATCTTCCCCAACGTAACCTGCTTCGGTAAGAACGGTAGCATCGGCAATAGTGAAGGGCACATCAATCACTTCTGCAAGAGTTCGGGCGAGAAGGGTTTTCCCAACGCCGGTTGGGCCCATCAGGGCAATATTGCTCTTTTCAATTTTGGTGTCGTCACCGGAAATAGATTTTGAGCCTGAGATTCGTTTATAATGATTGTAAACCGCCACAGAGAGAGCTTTTTTAGCACCCTCCTGGCCAATCACATATTCATCCAGTTTTGCTTTAATCTCAATAGGCTTAAGCATCGGTTTGTACTGACGCTCTCTGCGCCGGGAGAGAGAGGATAGATCGCTCTCGATTATACTGGATGCATCTTCAACACAGTGGTTGCAGATAAATACTTCCGGACCCGCAACCATGGAGTCTACTTCCCGGCTTGAACGCCCGCAAAAGGAGCAGTGTACCAATTCGCCGTCTTTCTTTGCCATGATGCCTTTACCTTTAATTTTTATTTCTCATTTGATGAATTACGTCGCATAACAGTATCTACCAGCCCGTAATCCACGGCTTCCTGGGCAGACATCCATTTGTTACGATCGGAATCTTCTGTGACTTTTTCTGGGCTTTGCCCGGAATGATCGGCGATGATTCCGGTTAGTTCTTTCTTGATGCGTAAAATTTCTGCCGCTTCAATCTCAATATCACTCGCCTGACCCTGAACTCCGCCCAGCGGCTGGTGAATCATCACACGTGCGTGAGGCAGTACATTTCGTTTGCCTTTTGCACCAGCCGTTAAAAGCACAGCCCCCATGGATGCGGCCATTCCCACACACGTGGTGGATACATCACACCGCAGATATTGCATGGTGTCGTAGATGGCGAGCCCGGCTGATACCACTCCGCCCGGACTGTTAATGTAAAGATTGATGTCTTTTTCGGGATCCTGCGACTCAAGGAACAGCAGCTGAGCTACAATTGTACTCGCTACCGTATCATTCACAGGAGTACCGAGAATAACAATACGATCTTTTAGCAGACGGGAATAGATATCGTATGCGCGTTCACCGCGGCTTGTGGTTTCCACCACCATCGGTACAAGATTGTTCTGAACCTGGGCGATATCACCCATCGTTGGGATTTCTAAAATTGGTTGTTTCACAGTCTTTGACCTTTTTAATTGATTACGATTCTTTTTCTTCTGACTCTTCTTCTCTCTTCTTACGAAATTCGTCTTTTGAGAGTTCATTTATAGTAACAGCATCGTTCAATTTATCAAAAACTTTGTTTTCGCGTATGCTGTTTCTCAGATTTTCGAGCTGACCTGGATTCTGCGCGTAATAGCCTTTCATCTGGTCAACCGGTACACCATGGCGCGCCGATTCCATTCCGATAAACTCTTCAATATCTTCAGGGCCGATTTCGATGTCATCGAACTTCTCCTGCAGTTTTTCGCTGATAAAGACCCATTTTCCTTCACGGGCCGCCTGGTCTTTCAGATTCTCCTTATACTCCTCTTCGTTGAAGTTGGGAGGGAGCTGACCGCCGGTTTGTTGCTTGGCGTACTCAACGTATGAGTTTTGAATCTGGTTTACCATCACTTCGGGCACTTCAAAATCGTGCGCTTTTGTGAGCGCCTCCATGGCATCCTGACGGAACATGTCGTCCGCTGATTGATCGTAATATTGCTGCATACGGCTTTTCAGAAAGCTCTTGAACTCGTCGACGTTTTTCGCTTCGCCGTTGCTTTGTTCTTTCGCCAGTTCATCCGTGAGAGTGGCTTTCTCCATCTTTTCCACTTTTTTCACATGAAGCTGGAATTTGTCAGTTTTATCCTCATCGCCAAAAGAGACATCCACCACATCGCCTTTTTTCTTTCCGACAAGGTTTTCACGAAAATCGGCGGTACTGTCGTCGCGAAGATCAAGTTTCTGATCTTCATCTTTCTCGCCTTCAACCGGGTTGCCATCATCATCAAGAGT
The window above is part of the Rhodohalobacter sp. SW132 genome. Proteins encoded here:
- the tig gene encoding trigger factor, translated to MELSVQDITSVDKEITIKADRSDLEPKFNKAYKKYKKEIQMPGFRPGNVPVGLIKKRFGKEIEMEEINTYVQEVYENDIVPEYQPVGETQMKDLSWEDDKLEVTFKVGAKPDFELAEIESITVDKMVHDVTDEEVEEELERTLEREGNWVEVEEGEITEEYRVTVDAVTLDDDGNPVEGEKDEDQKLDLRDDSTADFRENLVGKKKGDVVDVSFGDEDKTDKFQLHVKKVEKMEKATLTDELAKEQSNGEAKNVDEFKSFLKSRMQQYYDQSADDMFRQDAMEALTKAHDFEVPEVMVNQIQNSYVEYAKQQTGGQLPPNFNEEEYKENLKDQAAREGKWVFISEKLQEKFDDIEIGPEDIEEFIGMESARHGVPVDQMKGYYAQNPGQLENLRNSIRENKVFDKLNDAVTINELSKDEFRKKREEESEEKES
- the clpP gene encoding ATP-dependent Clp endopeptidase proteolytic subunit ClpP; protein product: MGDIAQVQNNLVPMVVETTSRGERAYDIYSRLLKDRIVILGTPVNDTVASTIVAQLLFLESQDPEKDINLYINSPGGVVSAGLAIYDTMQYLRCDVSTTCVGMAASMGAVLLTAGAKGKRNVLPHARVMIHQPLGGVQGQASDIEIEAAEILRIKKELTGIIADHSGQSPEKVTEDSDRNKWMSAQEAVDYGLVDTVMRRNSSNEK
- the clpX gene encoding ATP-dependent Clp protease ATP-binding subunit ClpX, whose amino-acid sequence is MAKKDGELVHCSFCGRSSREVDSMVAGPEVFICNHCVEDASSIIESDLSSLSRRRERQYKPMLKPIEIKAKLDEYVIGQEGAKKALSVAVYNHYKRISGSKSISGDDTKIEKSNIALMGPTGVGKTLLARTLAEVIDVPFTIADATVLTEAGYVGEDVESILSNLLQSADYDVDRARRGIIYIDEIDKVSRKSDNPSITRDVSGEGVQQALLKILEGTTANIPPKGGRKHPEQSFIQLDTSEILFICGGAFSGLEEVIAQRLSVSSMGFQSQDQVKFDKNDPDIFTRVEPEDLQKFGLIPELIGRIPIICGLEQLSDEAMIDILLKPRNAITKQYKKLFQMEDVELEFEEDALKAVVDRARERKTGARGLRSILEDAMLDIMFTIPSMKNVKRCIITKETIEKKAPPVYEKQKASA